CAGACGTTCCTCGGGGCCGTCGTCTCCTTCCTCCTGCTCCAGGCCGGCGAGAGCATCCGCCGGGCACTGTTCTGGCTGATGGGGCACCTCAAGAGCGCGACGTGGCTCGACGTCTCGACGAGTCTCCTGCTGGTCGCCGTCCCCTTCGTCGTCCTGCTGGCCTACACCCGCGACCTCAACGTGATGTTGCTCGGCGAGGAGGACGCACAGGGCCTCGGAATCGAGGTCGAACGCACCAAGCGCGTCCTGCTGGCCGTCTCGGCTGTCATCACGGCCGCGGGTGTCGCCGTCGCCGGCATCATCGGCTTCGTCGGTCTCATCGTCCCACACGTGATGCGGCTGCTCGTCGGCCCCGACCACCGGATTCTGCTGCCGACGGCGGCGCTCGCGGGGGCCTCCTTCCTCGTCGCGACGGACACGCTCGCCCGGTCGGGCAGCGCGGAGGTGCCCGTCGGCATCGTCACGGCCGCGCTCGGCGCGCCGTTCTTCCTCTATCTCCTCCGCCAGCGGGAGGTGCACGAACTGTGACCGCCGGCGAGTCGCCGATGCTCGACGTCCGGAACCTGTCGGTGTCGTTCGGCGACGTGCAGGTCCTCGCTGACGTCGACTTCACCGTCGACCGGGGGACGCTCGTCGGCCTCGTCGGCCCGAACGGCGCCGGCAAGACCACCACGCTTCGGACGCTCAGGGCGACGCTGACGCCCGACGAGGGGCGAGTCCACGTCGCGGGCAATCCGCTCGCGGACCGGTCGGCGAAGGCGGTGAGTCGCCTCGTCGCGAGCACGCCCCAGGCGACGACGCTCTCCTTCGACTTCACCGTCGAGACGGTCGTCGAGATGGGTCGGACGCCGCACCTCGGCCGATTCGAGCGCCTCGGCCCGGCGGACCGCGAGGCCGTCGAGTCCGCGATGGCGCGGACCGACGTGACCCGGTTCGCCGACCGACAGTTCACCTCGCTCTCCGGCGGCGAGCGTCAGCGCGTCCTGCTCGCGCGGGCGCTGGCTCAGGAGACGCCCGTGCTCGTGCTCGACGAACCGACGGCGAGCCTCGACATCAACCACGCCGTCCGGACGCTCGAACTCGTCCGTGCCCTCGTGGCCGACGGCAAGACCGCCGTGGCGGCCATCCACGACCTCAACCTCGCCGCGCGCTACTGCGACGAACTGCTCCTGCTCACCGACGGGAACGTCCGCGCCGCGGGCGACCCCACGTCGGTCCTCACGAGGGAGACGCTCGCCGACGCCTTCGACGCGGAGACGCTCGTGACCACGCAGCCGGGAACCGACGCACCGCTGGTCACGCCGCTGGCCGAGCGCGACCCGGCCGGGACGAGGGTCCACGTCGTCGGGACCGGGCGGCAGGCCGCGGCGGCCGTCGAGAGACTGGTCGCCGCAGGCATCGAGGTGTCCGTCGGCGTGGTTCCGGCCGGTGACGCCGCCGCCGAGCGAGCGCGGGAACTGGACTGCGAGGTGGTCACGGTCCCGCCCTTCGCCGGCATCGACGAGGGCTCGCGCGACCGGGCGATGGAACTGGCACGCGGGGCCGGGGCCACCGTCGTCGCCGGCGACGTCGGCGACGGGAACCAGGCCGTCGTCGAGGCCGCCCGTCGTCTCGTGGCCGTCGCGGGCGAGGGCGTCCCGGCGATAGACTCGACGCGGACCACGGTCTCGAGCGTCGAGGCGCTCCCGTCGGTCGTCGCGTCGCTTCCGGAGTCGGTTCCGGCGGCCGACCACCAGGCCCGTCGGTAACCAACAGCAAGACCGATACCGTTCGTGGCTGTAGGGCCGGCGTGGACGACACCATCGCGTGGCTCCGGACCCGACCGTACTACGAGGGCCAGATCGTCGACGAGCGGACCGTTCCCGGTCGCGACGCCCGGTTCGCCGACATCGACCTCGACCCGCGACTCGCGAGCGTCCTCGAGGACGAGGGCATCACGGACTGCTACGCCCACCAGACGGCCGCCGTCGAGGCCGTTCGGGACGGACGGAACGTCGTCCTCGCGACGGAGACAGCCAGCGGGAAGAGCCTGGCCTACACGGTTCCGGCCTTCGAGCGGGCGCTCGACCGGCGCGCGACGGCCCTGTACGTCGCCCCGCAGGTCGCGCTCATCAACGACCAGACCGAGACGCTCTCCGAACTCGCACAGGGCCTGGGTTTCGCCTCGGGCGTCTCGGTCGCCCAGTACACCGGCCGGCAGTCGACGTCGGAGAAGGAGGCCATCCGCGACCGCCAGCCCACGGTCCTGCTGACGACGCCGGACATGCTGCACTACGGCATCCTGCCCCACGCCCATCGCCTGTGGGACTGGTTCGTCGAGCGCCTAGAGACCGTCGTCGTCGACGAGGTCCACGGCTACCGGGGCATCTTCGGGAGCCACGTCGCGCTCGTGTTGCGACGGCTCCAGCGCATCGCCGAACGGTTCGACGCCGACCCGGAGTGGGTCTGCTGTTCGGCGACCATCGGGAACCCCGTCGAGCACGCCGCCGGCGTCACCGGCCAGCCCGAGGACTCGTTCGCGCTCGTCGACGAGGACACGAGCGCCAGCGGGCCGCGCCACTGGCTGCTGTGGAACCCGCCGGAGTACGAGGGTGGAGAGGGGTGGGGCAGCGGCCGCCGGAAGTCCAGCCACGTCGAGACGAAGAACCTGTTCGTCGACCTCGTGGCACGCGGGCTCCAGACGGTCGTCTTCGCCGGGTCGCGCCAGACCGCCGAGCGCTACGCCAGCGACAGCGCCGACGAGCTCCGGAGCCGCGGCCACCACGACCTGGCCGACGGCGTCGGCGCGTACCAGGCCGCGCTCACCGACGAGCGCCGGCGCGACCTCGAGTCGAGACTGCAGTCGGGGGACCTCCGTGGGGTGTGGTCGACCAGTGCGCTGGAGCTCGGCGTCGACGTGGGCGGCCTCGACGCCGTCCTCGTCGACGGCTACCCCGGCACGCGGATGCGGGCCTTCCAGCAAGCGGGCCGGGCGGGCCGGGGCACCGACCCGGCGCTCGTCGTACTCGTCGGCGGCGAGGACCAGTTAGACCAGTACGTCCTCCGGAACCCCGACGCGCTGTTCGAGACGGGGGCCGAGCGAGCGGTCACGAACCCCGAGAACGAACAGTTGCTCCCGGACCACGTGCTGGCCGCGGCGGGGGAGAACTGGCTCTCGCCCGACGACGACCGACACTTCGGCGAGACGTTCCCCGACGTGGTCGCGGACCTCGAGTCGGCGGGGAACCTCGACCGCCGGACCACCGACCAGGGGATCCGGTGGCTCTCGAACGCGCGGCCCCACCACGACATGAGCCTGCGGACCGTCGACGACCGGGAGGTGAAACTCGTCGCGAATGGCGAGGTCATCGCGCGCCTGCCGTTCGATGACGCCCTGCGCGACGCCCATCCGGGCGCGGTCTACCACCACCAGGGTCGGCGCTACGAGGTGACCGACCTCGACCTCTCGGCGGGCGTGGCCGAACTCGATCGGACCTGGGCGGACTACTACACGCGGGTGCTCCACGACAAGACGATCACCGTCGAGGCGGACCTCGACGAGCGCGCCCTGCCGGCCCGTGAGGACGTGCCCGTGCGGTTCGCGTCGGTCACGATGCGCAAGCAGATCACCGGCTACGAGCGCAGAGACGGGTCCTCGGGCGAGGTGCTGGGCCAGCGGACGCTCGAGTTACCCGAGACGAGCCTCGAGACCAAGGCGCTGTACTACACCGTCCCCGACGACCTCGAGACGCCGCTCCGGCGCGGCGACTACGAGCGGACCGGCGCGACCGAGACGGCCGCCGACGGCGGCGCGGGGGACTTCCCCGGGTCGATCCACGCCGCCGAACACGCGATGATATCGATGTTCCCCTTCGAGTACCTCTGTGACCGCGGCGACATCGGGGGCCTCTCGACGCCGCGACACCCCCATACCGGCGAGCCGACCATCTTCGTCTACGACGGCTACCCCGGCGGCATCGGGCTGACGCGGGCCGCCTACCGGGAGGTGGCCGGCCTGATGGACACGACGCTGTCGATGCTGCGGTCGTGTGACTGCGCCGACGGCTGTCCGGCGTGCGTGCAGTCACCGCACTGTGGCAACGCGAACGACCCCCTGGACAAGCACGGCGCGATACACCTGCTGGACGGGCTGACCGACGAGTGAGTCACGCCGGGGGGTCGGCTGGCTCGTGGACCGCCATCTCGCCCGAGACGGCGTGCTGGCTCGTCTCGCTGAGATCGATGCCCGCCTCGCGACACGCCTCGTGGACCCCGCGGATGAACGCCGAGCGCACTGCCGGGACCCGATTCCGGCGGTTGTTCGGCACCCAGACGCGACCCGTCATGAGGACGGACGTCGGCGCGAGTTCGCCGACGGCGACGACGGGACTGGGGTCCTCCGCGACGTGGTCCAGGTCGC
The DNA window shown above is from Haloarcula halobia and carries:
- a CDS encoding heme ABC transporter ATP-binding protein; translation: MLDVRNLSVSFGDVQVLADVDFTVDRGTLVGLVGPNGAGKTTTLRTLRATLTPDEGRVHVAGNPLADRSAKAVSRLVASTPQATTLSFDFTVETVVEMGRTPHLGRFERLGPADREAVESAMARTDVTRFADRQFTSLSGGERQRVLLARALAQETPVLVLDEPTASLDINHAVRTLELVRALVADGKTAVAAIHDLNLAARYCDELLLLTDGNVRAAGDPTSVLTRETLADAFDAETLVTTQPGTDAPLVTPLAERDPAGTRVHVVGTGRQAAAAVERLVAAGIEVSVGVVPAGDAAAERARELDCEVVTVPPFAGIDEGSRDRAMELARGAGATVVAGDVGDGNQAVVEAARRLVAVAGEGVPAIDSTRTTVSSVEALPSVVASLPESVPAADHQARR
- a CDS encoding DEAD/DEAH box helicase → MDDTIAWLRTRPYYEGQIVDERTVPGRDARFADIDLDPRLASVLEDEGITDCYAHQTAAVEAVRDGRNVVLATETASGKSLAYTVPAFERALDRRATALYVAPQVALINDQTETLSELAQGLGFASGVSVAQYTGRQSTSEKEAIRDRQPTVLLTTPDMLHYGILPHAHRLWDWFVERLETVVVDEVHGYRGIFGSHVALVLRRLQRIAERFDADPEWVCCSATIGNPVEHAAGVTGQPEDSFALVDEDTSASGPRHWLLWNPPEYEGGEGWGSGRRKSSHVETKNLFVDLVARGLQTVVFAGSRQTAERYASDSADELRSRGHHDLADGVGAYQAALTDERRRDLESRLQSGDLRGVWSTSALELGVDVGGLDAVLVDGYPGTRMRAFQQAGRAGRGTDPALVVLVGGEDQLDQYVLRNPDALFETGAERAVTNPENEQLLPDHVLAAAGENWLSPDDDRHFGETFPDVVADLESAGNLDRRTTDQGIRWLSNARPHHDMSLRTVDDREVKLVANGEVIARLPFDDALRDAHPGAVYHHQGRRYEVTDLDLSAGVAELDRTWADYYTRVLHDKTITVEADLDERALPAREDVPVRFASVTMRKQITGYERRDGSSGEVLGQRTLELPETSLETKALYYTVPDDLETPLRRGDYERTGATETAADGGAGDFPGSIHAAEHAMISMFPFEYLCDRGDIGGLSTPRHPHTGEPTIFVYDGYPGGIGLTRAAYREVAGLMDTTLSMLRSCDCADGCPACVQSPHCGNANDPLDKHGAIHLLDGLTDE